GCAGTAGTTTGCTTATGGGCGATCGCGTGTTCATAAAAGGTTGGTTTTATACCTGTAACATATCTTCATAAATATCATCAGACTCTAACGCTAACTGCTCTCTACGGGGAGAGAGCAGTACCACTGCTTTTGGAAGAGATTGAATGCTGAATGATTTTTGGAAATTGTTTAGAGTGCGTAGTATTTATTGAGAAAAACTTATTTAGTATGCGTAATATTTTCCAAGGAAAATTTTCAGATCGCATCACCCAATCGGGTGTTTTTCTATGAAAGATTGTCAATTGCCTTACTAAGAAATTGGGAAAACATCTCGCGTTCGGCGTAGGAAATACCCCGCATTGCTTGCTCGCGAATCTCAACGGCGATGGGTGGTAACACCGTTTCGAGTTCCTTACCTGCGTCTGTTAACCAGATGCGCCAGATGCGGCGATCGCGAGAATCCCGTTCTCGACGAATCAATTTTCGTTCTTCCATTCTATCTAGGACACCAGTTAACGTACCGCCAACTTGTTGTAGTTTTTCCCCTATACTAGATGTCGGTAACCCGTCTTCTTCCCACAAACAGCACAGAACAACCCAGTGAAAGGGTGTCAATCCAAACGGTTCCAAGCGTTCTGTAAATTTGCGAGCCAGGAGTTGTGAAAGAAGTTTGATGCGATAGCCAGTCCCATAGGGAGCGCGAACTTGCTGCCAAGACGCCAAATCTTGAGAATTGTGTGGCTTAGGGACCATATCTAATTACTTAGTATGCTTAATATTATTATACTATTTTAGTATTGATTAGCAAGAGATTGCCGTTATACCGCTCGGTAAAGTCTACTCAGATCTACTCACACATGAGCAAATCTCTTCAACCGGAAAGATAGCGGTCAATCAAACCTACCTTGAAGGATTTACACCTTCACAGACGGATGGGGAGTTGGACTCCCCTGCTTGTGCCGAAGCGCGTGGAAACCCAAGATTTCCGGTGTTCGCCAAGCCGTCACCCGCAGAAGAAAGTTAGAGTAGGTGTACCGAACCAAGCATTACGAGAACCTAGCTTCAAGTAATGCTTATGGAAACGCTGCCAGTATGCAAAGATCCGCAAATCTGAAGGGAACAATTCTACTAGAAAATCTTGCCTCCGGGCATGTTGCTGCTTCTGTATTTGAGTTGCCCGACTGTCGAGTAGAAGCACCAAACAGAGAAGAAGCTATTACCCAAATTAAAGCTGCATTTTTAGAACGGCTTAAGCATATTGAAACAATCTCGACCGGATGTGCCAGTTCAGGCTTCAGAACCTGCTTGGATAAAATTTGCGGGTGTTTTCAAAGACGATTCAGATTTTCAGGAAATTATGCAGACAATTCGAGCCGAGCGAAATAGTAATGATGAATCTGAAGTTGACCCTTCTTATTATTTGTAAAGGGAGTTTTAGTGTCTCTACATATTTTAGATACTGACTATGTTTCATTAATTCTGTACAATCATCCCTTAGCGATCGCAAACGCTGCTTGTCCTTCTTCTTAACATATATATATATTTGTCAAGTTATATTAAAATGCGTTTGTCCCGTTAAAATAAACACGATATGCCCTATGAAATCATCCTAGCACCGGAAGCTGTAGAAGACTTACGCGGTCTTAGGGCAGATGTGCGTCAAAAAGTTAGAGAAGCGATAGAAACTTTTTTAAAATACGAACCAACAAAAGTTAGTAAAAGTAGAATTAAACGTTTACGAGGGATGTCTAGACCCCAATATCGTCTTCGGGTAGATGAAATACGAGTTTTTTACGACGTAACTGATGAGACTGTAGAGATTTTGGCGATTGTGCCAAAATTAGAAGCAGAAACTTGGTTAGCGCAAGAAGGAGAACCAGATGAAGGAAGTAGCCCTAGCGGAAATTCAGAGCGATCTATCTAGATATTTAGAATTAGCTGAAAACGAAGAAATAGTTATTATCAATAATGGAAAACCAATTGGAATTTTGATTGGGTTACAGTCAGATGAAGATTTATTTGATTACCAACTAGAGAATGATTCACGTTTTTTAAAGCGGATTCAGAAATCGCGGCAAAGTTTACGTGAAGGGAAAGGTGTAAAACTGGAGGATTTAGATATTTAATATTTACAAAAGTAATTGTAAGACGTGAAGCCAATAATGAAAGACGGCTTTATCCGTGGTGTATACCCACTTCCAACGTGGACTCTTCAGGAAATGAATGCTCGCTCCCTTCTCCCCAAGGGAGAAGGGTTGGGGATGAGGGGCAATTTACCTTTTCCCACTACGTTTGTCAATCATATCAGCTAGTAAAGCAAACATACCCAATTGAGTAGCAGCAACAAAGAGAATCAAAGTACGCTCAGTTAAATCGCGTCTAATAAAGATATCTTGACAGAGTGTAATCAGAAAACAAGCGAAAAATAACCCAGCGACAGGTAAAAAAACGCGTAAAGGCGCAAAATACACTCCTACGCGCAGAATGAGTTGCACAAAACGTAAAGTATCCTGAATGGGTTTAATCTTGCTCTTACCTACCCGATGATGGTAGTCAATAGGGACATAATGAACGATGTAGTGATTGGTAAGCATCGCTAATGTAATAGTGGTGGTAAAGCTGAAGGTATCAGGTAGGATATTTAAAAATTCCTCAACGATGCTTTTACGGAACACCCTTAACCCACTATTCAAGTCTGGAATGCTCGTCATGGCAATCCATTCAGCAAAACGGACTAAAAACCACTTTGGGATTTTACGGAGTTGTGAGTAGGTGACATTGTTCCCTATTCTAGCTCCAACAATCATATCAGCCTGGTTGGTAAGAGCCACTAATTCTGGAATCCGTTCGTTAGGATAAGTCCCATCAGCATCAGTAATGACAATCAGAGGATACTTAGCTTGGCGAATTCCTGATTTTAGCGCTGCACCATATCCCCGATTTCTGATATGGTCAATTATACGAATGTCACCGTGGGAGCTTAAAATATCACTAGTTTCATCTGTAGAGCCATCGTTAACCACAATGATTTCGTACTCACAATTAGCTAAGTTAAGGGTACGGCGCAAATTATTTAATGTTGCTGCAATGCTTTTTTCTTCGTTATATACAGGCAGAACAAGCGAAAAAGCTGGACATACAGATTGTGTAAATTGAGAATCTTTACCTGTTCGCGTGTCTGGCTGCATAATGATTTCGTAAAAGTTATATTATATTGACCAGTCAATTATATTATGTCTAATTATTTAAACATTAAACATTAACAAAAATGGCAGCAACTGACATATATCATCCATTTACCGCTTTAACTAAAAAAACGAAAAGCTATACAATCTTTTGGTTGACGCTAAGTATAGCTGTGGCAACTATTTATAGTGTTATTGCTATATTACCAACCTTTCAGCATCAATACATCATTCAAGATGACGCTCGACAGCATATTTTTTGGATGCAACGATTTGTAGATAACGAATTGTTTCCAAAAGATTTGATAACCGATTACTTTGAATCCATTTCGCCACTAGGGTACAAAGCTTTTTATCAAATACTAGCAATCGTAGGAATTAACCCAATCTTAGCTAGTAATATTGTACCAGTTCTGCTGGGTGTCATGACAACTGTGTATTGCTTTGGTGTTTGCGTTGAAATTTTGCCAATACCAGTCACGGGCTTTATCGGTACGGTGATACTGAATCAGGGTTTATGGCTGGGAGACGATCTCCTTTCAGCAACATCTAGAGCTTTCCTATATCCTTTTTTCTTTGCCTTTACTTACTATCTACTAAAACGCTCTTTATTTCCATGCCTTGTATTTCTAGCACTGCTGGGATTATTCTACCCTGGATTTGTGCTGATATCCGTTGGCGTTTTAATTTTGCAAATTTTTCAGGTTCAAAATGGTTTACCACGATTGTCTAGAGAACGTAGCGATTATTGGTTTTGCGGATTGGGGATAGTGGTTGGATTGGGAAGTCTGCTTCCTTATTTTTTAGATGCTTCGCAATTTGGGCCCTTAGTCACTGTGAAAGAAGCAAGAACATTACCAGAGTTTCTTTCATCAGGAAGAATGAGCTTTTTTCATGATGACAATCCATGGCGATTTTGGTTGAGTGCAAGCCGTGCTGGGCTAAGAATATCGTTCAATCCACCGATAGTTTTTCTGGGACTCTTTTTACCTCTGTTGCTGCGATTGAAAGAGCGTTTCCCACTCGTTCAACAGGTAAGAAAGAATATTTCTATACTGATTCATCTAATAGTTGCTTCCTTATTTTTGTTTTTTGCAGCGCATATTCTGCTGTTCAAGCTGTATCTTCCAAGCCGATTCACAGTGCATAGTTCTAAAATTGTTCTAGCTCTAGCTACTGCGATCGCACTCACGTTAATATTAGATGCCGTTCTTAACACAAGTCGGAAACGCAAGCTTTTAGCAATTTTGTCAACAGTTATCATTGGGGCATTCGTTGTTTTCTATCCCAATATTTTTTGGAACAATAACTTTCCCCGTAATACGTATGTAGTAGGTCAAACAACAGGTTTATATCAATTTCTGCAACAATATCCCAAAGATACCCTCATAGCATCTTTGGTAGGGGAAGCTAATAACATACCTAGTTTTGCTCAACGTCCTATTTTAGTTGGTAGTGAATATGCGATCGCTTATCATGTTGGTTATTACCGCCAACTTCGCCAACGACTAGCTGATTTAATTCGCGCTCATTATAGTTCCGATCTAGCAGATACCCGAAATTTGATTCAAAAATATGGTGTTGATTTCTTTTTAATAGAAAAAGGAGTCTTTGCTCCAGAATACATCACAAAAACAAAATGGTTGCGGCAGTATTTATCACCAAAATTGCCAGATGATATGCTAGCAAAATTGATGAAAGAAACCTTAGAGAGTTTGCAAAAAGCAACAGTTCCCGCTTTAGCCAAGGTTGTGCAAGATTGTACTGCGTTCAGTGCTGGAGAATCGATATTGTTAGACGCAGAATGTGTTGCTAAAAAAACAAATTTTAATTAAGGGATGTCCAAAAAATAAATTATCCGGTGATTGTGGAACGGGCGAGGACGCCCGTTCTAAATCAGTAGCGGGTTGTGAGCACCGCACTACAAGAGAAAGTTGGATATTTTTTTATTTGGAAGTCCCTAAGCCTATTCGCGTAGCGGTTGCGATCGCAACCGCTCCAGTCACTGGGGAATAACTGACAACTCTTGCTATATAAGCAAGAGTCCTTTTACTTTAGTTGCACAAACTCATAACCTGTGTCAGTGCGAGGATTTGATCTAACTTTGACTAAGATGGCATTACCATTGCTTAAAGTTTGACTTTGCATCGCTTGTTGGAGTCCTTCACGAGTAGTATTTTGCTGTAAACCTGTAATAATCGCCTTAGTCGCCTTATAAGCCATCGCCGTTCGCCATGTCACAAGTCCACCCCAAAGTTGCTTAGAATTTGTGAGAAATGAATTATCTGAAGTTGCCGTAGGATACCAAGTTACAACAAGTATTATGCCGTTGACATTGGCTTGCCCATCCTTTAGGGTTTGATTTGTGTAAAGCGTGGAATTTCCAAATAGATCTAACCGTCTTTTACTGGCTTGATTAGCTTTTGCTAATTCTAGAGCTTTTTGAATTCTGTTTATATGAGGAGCTAAGAACAAGCCATCTGCTCCAGTGTTTATAGCTTGAGAAATGACTGCAATTGGATTGAAGTTTGAGTCAGAAAAATCACAATGTGTAGGATTAACATTGCGACCAGCAGCCTCTATTGTTTTCTTAAAAATAGTTTTGAAAGACTGAGCTTCGATAGATTTGGAATCGAAACAAATGGCAATATTGTTTTTGGCAATTTTATTAGTAACGTAATTAGAAAGGGTAACAGCAAGAACATCACTCCTGGGAACAGTGCGGAATATATAGTTGCCAATCTCATCAGAGTTTAGTGCAAAACTGGTGGGAGAGATCATAACTAACCCTCTTTGTTGATACACTGGCGCAGCGGAAATGGAAGCCTCACTAGCGTTATGTCCCACTACAGCTAAAATGCTGGCATCATTGACAAACTGGGTAGCAATATTTTGGGCTAAGGTAGGTTCATTATTATCATTAGCGATCTCTACCTGTAATAGCTTGCCATTAATCCCGTTATCGCGATTCACTTCATCTTGAGCTTGAGCCACACCGCGCAGTATCTCTTTTGCTACATTCGGGTTACGACCAATGGGTACACTGACTGCAATTGTAAGTTGAGCGACTCCCAGACGAGACTTAGCGTTGTTCAAGTAGATTAATGCTTCGGGGTCATTCCGATTGTCTTTCAGAGATGAATTGAAGTTTTGAATAGCGTTCTCACAATTCCCCTTAGCAAGTGCTTTAACCCCAGATTCTTTGTTAGGATTTCTATCTTCTTGCACTAAAATTTTATCACCCAAGCTAATATTATTGTCGCTTACATACTGCTTATTAGCACAGGAATTTATGAGAGGTGTATGAGACATTAAGGACACTACAGTGCCACCAATAATTATTCCCACGATTCCGATGCTCAACACTCCTATATACTGTCTAAAACGTCTACGTATAGAAATGAGATAATTTTCATTTATAGGAGTGGCTACGTCTTTTTTTTCTTGTTCCGCAATTATATGAGTTTGAATAGGTTCTACATCTTCATTTCTAAGTCCTAAAATTTGCTGTAGACGTTGCAATTCGACTTGAGTATCACTACTAATAGGGTATTTTCGTTCTACTTCTTTTACTAATGCTTGCTCATATTCTTGTAATCTTTTTTGGTACTCTCGGTAAGGTTGTAAAACCTCATTTTCAATTACAATAGCTTCTTCAGAGGATAGTTTTAACTTAACTTGAAACTGCTCTAATGCTGTACGACCTGTGGGAGAAATTTCACCGCGACGAGAGAAAAGTTCAACTTCTTTACGATATCTAAGCCTTGGATCGCCAAGTGGTGCTTTAGCCAGTTTGATAGTAAAACCTTCTTTGACTGGATAAATTTCGGGTCTCATCCTTGGTGCAGCTTCTTGAACTTTCTTTTTTGCATACTCATGCAATTCGTCAACCGTAATTACACCGTTGTCATTTGTATCTGCTGCTCCAGTCTCAATACCCTCGACAAGATAACGAGTGTAGATAGATAACTCCGATCCCTTTTGCTCAAAAGAATACTGTGTTGAAGTCGAAGAGGTGAGGATAGCCCTCCCCTCTCCACCCAGTTGATTTACGACATCGACAGAACCATCATCTTTGACTCTCATGTCCTCAGCAAAAGCACCACTAAAGCAACAGTCCAGAATCACTACCTGTCGCTTAGAAGGACTCTTTCTCATGATTTCCTGCACAAAGCTAGCTGAAACTACTGTTGCCTGAACTAGCCCTCCCTTTTCATTTTTACGAGTGCTTCGAGTTGCAAAATAAAGCCTACCGTTTTCATCTTTTATTCCATGACCAGAGAAGTAAAGCAGTACTAGGTCATTCTTCTGACGATCTTCAAATAAGGTTTCGATGGCTTCCTCCATTGCTTGTCGCTCGGGATTTGGCAGAGACCTTACTGTAAAACCACCAATTTCTGAATTATTTAAAACTCTTTGCATTGCCTTTACATCTTTTATTGCGGCAGGCAACGGGGTAAGACCAGATTCACTGACTCCAATCAGCAATGCAACTTTTACTCTTTCGTTATTCTCCCCTGTTTGTGACATTTCTTTAGCTTCCTGTTACAAACTTTTGAGCTTGTTCAATCGCGGTAATTAATTTTTGCTGAGTGCTAGCTTTGACTTTGAGTTTTTTACCGTTAGCTTCGAGTTCCATTTTAATGGTTTTGTTTTAGGACTTAAGCACTCACACGAAAGAAACCGGGTTTCTGGGCAAAGACTCATGGCTGAAACGACAGTTTTTGGTAACGGGACTTTAGTAAAAAACTAGGCTCAGAATAGCCTCAAACAAAGATTTGGTAAAGGTTTTACATCGATTTCTCTGTGGCTCTTGATTTAACTGAACTTGAGGCCTTTTTACCTAATTGACGTATTTCCCTTGGACAGCAAGAATTTCAGGTACTTTAAAATTTTGTTAAATATTGTGTAAATAATGTAATGATAAAATGACATACATTACTGAATACATCGAACTTCTACAAGCTTTCCCCCCACGTCCTAATTAAATCTGAAGAAGATTTAGAAAAGACTCAAGCTGTAGTAGATTCTTTGCTTGATAAAAAAAAATTAAGTCAAGATGGAAAAGATTATTTAAGCCTCTTAGGAACGTTAATCTACTAAGATGAAGAAAAACAAGATATTATTCCGGATATACATGGAATAGTTCTTATCAAAGTTTTGATGGCAGAATTAAACCTTCGTCAAAAAGATTTAGTGCCTATTTTTAAAATGGAATCAATAGTTTGTCACGGATTAAATGGAAAGCGCAAACTAACACTTGAGCATATTCAAAAACTTGCAGATTATTTTCATGTTTCTCCTACAGTCTTCTTTCCTGTGAACCAATCATATCCAGCATCGTTGCTGGAATTACAAGAAGAACGCGAGTGAACTACAATTAAAATTAATTAAAATTCTTGTTTGTTAATGCTTTACACAAATAAGTCTTTTTTTGTTCAAAGTCCAAAAACTTCAAAAAAAATGTTAAAAAAACTCTGTTGATAACTTTAATTTGTTTCGTGCTTTTCTGTATTTCTGTACCCGCAGAAGCTATCAATATCCGAGAAGTTCCTAACCCTCATTTAAACAATCAAGGTTGGGTGACAGATATGGCAAATTTACTTAGCCCGGAAACAGAAGCTCAATTGAATCAAGTTCTTTCTAATTTGGAGAAGAAAACTGGAAATGAAATAGCTGTGGTGACAGTAACAGATACAGCACCTAGTTCCAGCCCAAAGCAGTTTGCAAGAGACCTTTTCTATCGCTGGGGACTTGGCAAAAGAGGAAAAACCTATGGTGTATTATTTTTAATTTCTCAAGATGACCGTAGAGTAGAGATTAAAACTGGGGAAGGAACTCCATCAGTTTTACCGAATAGACGTGTGAAGGAAATTATTGAGTTACAAATCATTCCTCAATTTAAATTAGGAGAATTTTCTTCAGGGATAGTCGCTGGAACACAAGCACTTGTTTCTTCTTTAGAAGGCAATCAATCCCGTTATATGGAGGATATGGCTAAATATCATCCAGAAGTAATTTTCTTGGGATTGATAGGAATTGCTGTCATAGGAAGTGCAGTAGCGATCGCAAAAGCTCTAAGTCACCCTTTACTTGAACCAAATGGTCGTTCTCGGGTGAACAAAATTGAAAACGATGAAGCGGCAAAATGCGCTCAATGCAGACAGCCAATGGAGAAACTGAACTCATTATCGCTTATTTCTTACCTGAGCAAACCAGAGCAAGCTGCTCAAACATTAGGTAGCGTTAGTTTCGAGGGGTGGAGGTGTCCAAAATGTTATCCTAACCCTAGCAATTCAGGAATCCATATACGTGCTTATGCACCTGAGAGCCGTAAATTTACTATGTGTCCTACCTGTAAGGAATTAACTGTGGAACGTACATCACAGATTTTGCAACAAGCCACTGCAGCCAACCCTGGTCAAAAAATAGTGATTGAAAAATGCTATTGTTGCGACTATTACAAGGCAGATGTCAAAACCATACCTGTAATTAGTTCTGACTATTCAAGTGGTTCTTATGATGGAGGTGGTAGTTCCGGTGGTGACTGTGGAGGCGGTGGTGATGGAGGGAGTTGGTAGATAAAATGAGAGATAAAATAAATTTCTGTGAGTGAAAGCGTCTATAGTCGCAAGGAATTTTATGCAGTCAACCACCACTAATCCAGTTCGTTGGACTACTTATGACTTGCAAATTTTTGAAGGCGATCGCGTCAATCGCTACGAGATTATTGACGGAGAATTGTTTGTGACTAGAGCACCAGATTGGAAGCACCAAGCAGTTTGTATCAACATTGGAACCGTACTGAAGCTATGGTCAGACGAGAGTGGATTGGGACAACCTGCAGTTACCCCTGGCATTGTTTTTTCAGAATCAAATAATGTCATTCCTGATGTCGTTTGGGCAAGTAAGGAACGTTTGGAACGATTGCTAGATGAAGCAGGACATCTAACTGCAGCTCCAGAGTTGGTTGTTGAGGTGTTATCTCCTGGTAAAGCGAATGAAAAACGCGACAGGGAAGCTAAGCTAAAGTTGTACTCAGTACAAGGCGTTCATGAATATTGGATTGTGAATCTTAAAGAACAAACGGTTGAGATTTACCGCCGTCAGAATGCGGTACTAAAGCTTATAGCTACCCTATACCGACAAGATGAGCTAACCAGCCCAATATTACCTGGGTTTAGCTGCTTAGTCAGCAAGTTTTTTTAGCACTCAGTTCCCTTACTTAAATCAGTTGTTGCTTGAATGCGATCTGTCCTTTGCTTGCTCATCTTTAAGTTCAGCCAAAAGACGAGTCGCTATCTCATTCTGCTGTTCGTCCGGGAGTTTTTCAAGTTCTGCAATGACACGACGAAGGAGTTCAGTCATATTTCAACACTAAAAGTATCGTAACGATAGGTAATTACTGAATCTTACCTGACACTCCAATGATTTGTCTCGCAATGAGCGGAAAGCGCCATCCCAAATTCAATGATTGGCTTTGACTGAAAGCTCGATCGCAAACTCAGTTCCCTCGCATAAGTTGGAGTTGACTGCGATCGCCCCACCATGTTTGTCAACAATGATTTGACGAGCAATAGCTAGAAAAACTTCATGTAACTTTTGTGTTAGACGAGGCATGTGTTAAACACAGGTTTATTTTTCCTTTACCCTTTTCTCCATGTTTCTTCAAAGCGTAGGCAATATATGTTATTTTCAATATTTATTAATCAAACTTACTTGATTATTTGAATTTCACACTTGTATATATGCTTTCTTGGCAGTACGTAAATTCAATGACTAAAAACCCTTTTGACCAATTTTCGCTCGCAGTATTTTGAAGAATTTTTATCTCCCTTAGGTGAGGTAAGGACAAATTATGAAATTCCAGGGGAACCGAGGTTTGTTGATATTTGGTTTACGCCATCAACTCCAGAGACAACCTCTTCACAAGAATTAGGAATTTTAGCACGAATAGCAGCAACACCCTGTTTACTAGAACCTTTTCGCAAACAACCAACTGAAAGAGAAATTCGTAGCTGTTTAGGAAAGTTAATTCACCTTGAAGCTGATTTGCAGCGTCAAGCGAATCGAGATGAAGAAACAATTGAGCCTGATGAACTACCACGATTGTGGATTATTGCTGCTGCAATTTCGGATAAGTTGCTAAATAAATTGATTGCCAGCGAGGATGAAACTTGGCTACCAGGTATTTACTTTCCGTCAAAAGTGTTTTTAACTGGGATTATTGCAATTGATAAGTTACCCCAAACTCCAGAAACTCTATGGTTGAGAATTTTAGGTAAAGGGCTAATTCAGCAACAAGCGATTGCCGAGGTCATGGCTCTACCGAAAGAAGACATTAGACGCTCTGCGGTTGTCAAGCTGCTTGCGACTTGGAAAGTTAGTATAGAAGTAAGTAGCTTTATTGATGCCGAAGAAAGGGAATTAATTATGAATTTATCACAAGCTTACTTAGAATGGGAACAACAGACCGAGCTGAGGGGAGTGGAGATCGGCAAGGAGATCGGCAAGGAGATCGGCAAGGAGCAGGAGCGGCGTGAAATTGTGGAAAACTTACTTAAAGCGCGTTTTGGTGAGTTTGACTCACAGTTAGCGACAATTGTTCAGCCAATATTAAATTTACCAGCTATTGAGTATGCGGGTTTGCTATTGCAGTTTTCGAGCTTGTCACGCGAGGATTTATTGGCGCGGTTTGAGTAGTTTGATTTAAAGTAATTCAATAAATATAAACTCGGTAATGTTCAATATTTACGTTCATTGCCGAGTTTTTGTTTGAGCAAACCACAAACATTTACCCCAATCGTTTGCTACCTAAGACTCTAGTAGTAAGGATAACAATAAGAGCGATCGCTAAAACTATTGCCAAATTTCTTACAGTTTCCCTATCCCAATTTTTAACACCAACAGCAACCAACGCCCAAACTGTCACTCCCGTGTAAGCGCTGTCTTGATGCTGAATTGCGAGCACTATAGCAACAACTGCTGCTACTATTAACAAAATCAACGTCCATACTTCCCCAGAAATTCCCCCTCCATTCCAATTTTGAGTATACAAAGCACAAGCTACATTCACGATTGTTGCTACACTAATCCATCCCAAGTAAATACTAATAGGAAAGTACACGCACCACTTTTTGATACGAGAAACCGGATTTTTTCCAACTTCCAATCGCAGGTATGCAACAATTAGAGGTAGCAAAATTCCTAACATTGCTATTACTGAAAGAAAAAAAAGTCTATCTAGAAAAAGATACACCCAGATACTTTGAGCTAGACTGGCAATGACCAATAAATAACCTATATTGCGTAAATCTGAATCCTGCTTTTGATTGGGAAGAAACTGATAAACTGCAAACGCAAACAAACCCAGGTATATCAAACCCCAAATTGCAAAGGCATAGTTAGCAGGAATAATGAGAACATCTCGAAACAATGTATTAGAAATTTCACCAATACTTAGTCCATTCAATGGAAAGATATTAGAGATAAGATTCACTACAAAAGCAGCAATAATAGCAGCTAGTGTAAGAAGTTGACGAATAAAATCATTGTCTAATCGGAAGTTAGACTGCTGCATGGTTTTGTTTCAACAATATCTATTTTTCTTTTAGCTTATCGTTATTCAGAAGTTGAATTAAATTTACCTTTTGTACAGTACCCACAAGACGATAAGGCTGAGATACCGAAGTCATTTTTTTTGTAGGAATCCAAGCATAGCTAGCAGGCGGAAGTTCAGAAACTTGTTGTACCTTCTCTCCGTGATGAGGAGTGTAGAAATTAAGCAAAACTCCAGTTTTTCCACCAGTCTGGACAAAATGAATGGCTGAAGAAGACAAAACTCGAGCAATCTCAGGCTGATGAATAAAAGCTTTCATTTCCGGGTTATAGTCACCTATGATGCCAGTACCACCGGCTACAGCCAAAGTTAACCAAGCAGGAATTAACCACCCTGCTATCCAATAGCGAACTGTTAAAAACTTTTGACCATAATGGTAACGAGCAATCCAAATTGCAGGCAAAATCAGCCAACCTATTCCCAATACCAATCCTATAGCAGCGTACTTGCGAACTTCCGCATCACNNNNNNNNNNGGGAGTGAGGGGGAGAGGGGGACTGCTTGTACACTTTGTCTTCTCGTTCTTTTGTGAGTCTCCATGACTAAACGAAAATTGGTATAACCTCTACCCAACCAATTCAAACCTACAGCCGCAAGTAAAGCAATGAACGGATAGAGGGTGAGGCTGTAGTGAGGTAGGCGAGTTGGGAAAAGAGTGAGTTCGACAAATAAGGTAAGAGGAAAGCCCACAAGGATGAGATGGTAGCGAGGAACGGGACGACGCAGAACGACTCCTAAGCCTAAAAGACTGATAAAGAACCAGGGAAATGCTCGAACGGGTACATTCCAGAAATAAAACTCCAATCCGTTATTATTCCGTTCGCCAGAACTTAAATCAACCACAAAGTGGATGAGTTCTGCAAAACTGTTTTT
This genomic interval from Scytonema hofmannii PCC 7110 contains the following:
- a CDS encoding caspase, EACC1-associated type, with amino-acid sequence MSQTGENNERVKVALLIGVSESGLTPLPAAIKDVKAMQRVLNNSEIGGFTVRSLPNPERQAMEEAIETLFEDRQKNDLVLLYFSGHGIKDENGRLYFATRSTRKNEKGGLVQATVVSASFVQEIMRKSPSKRQVVILDCCFSGAFAEDMRVKDDGSVDVVNQLGGEGRAILTSSTSTQYSFEQKGSELSIYTRYLVEGIETGAADTNDNGVITVDELHEYAKKKVQEAAPRMRPEIYPVKEGFTIKLAKAPLGDPRLRYRKEVELFSRRGEISPTGRTALEQFQVKLKLSSEEAIVIENEVLQPYREYQKRLQEYEQALVKEVERKYPISSDTQVELQRLQQILGLRNEDVEPIQTHIIAEQEKKDVATPINENYLISIRRRFRQYIGVLSIGIVGIIIGGTVVSLMSHTPLINSCANKQYVSDNNISLGDKILVQEDRNPNKESGVKALAKGNCENAIQNFNSSLKDNRNDPEALIYLNNAKSRLGVAQLTIAVSVPIGRNPNVAKEILRGVAQAQDEVNRDNGINGKLLQVEIANDNNEPTLAQNIATQFVNDASILAVVGHNASEASISAAPVYQQRGLVMISPTSFALNSDEIGNYIFRTVPRSDVLAVTLSNYVTNKIAKNNIAICFDSKSIEAQSFKTIFKKTIEAAGRNVNPTHCDFSDSNFNPIAVISQAINTGADGLFLAPHINRIQKALELAKANQASKRRLDLFGNSTLYTNQTLKDGQANVNGIILVVTWYPTATSDNSFLTNSKQLWGGLVTWRTAMAYKATKAIITGLQQNTTREGLQQAMQSQTLSNGNAILVKVRSNPRTDTGYEFVQLK
- a CDS encoding MarR family winged helix-turn-helix transcriptional regulator; this translates as MVPKPHNSQDLASWQQVRAPYGTGYRIKLLSQLLARKFTERLEPFGLTPFHWVVLCCLWEEDGLPTSSIGEKLQQVGGTLTGVLDRMEERKLIRRERDSRDRRIWRIWLTDAGKELETVLPPIAVEIREQAMRGISYAEREMFSQFLSKAIDNLS
- a CDS encoding glycosyltransferase family 2 protein, whose protein sequence is MQPDTRTGKDSQFTQSVCPAFSLVLPVYNEEKSIAATLNNLRRTLNLANCEYEIIVVNDGSTDETSDILSSHGDIRIIDHIRNRGYGAALKSGIRQAKYPLIVITDADGTYPNERIPELVALTNQADMIVGARIGNNVTYSQLRKIPKWFLVRFAEWIAMTSIPDLNSGLRVFRKSIVEEFLNILPDTFSFTTTITLAMLTNHYIVHYVPIDYHHRVGKSKIKPIQDTLRFVQLILRVGVYFAPLRVFLPVAGLFFACFLITLCQDIFIRRDLTERTLILFVAATQLGMFALLADMIDKRSGKR
- a CDS encoding TPM domain-containing protein, which encodes MLFCISVPAEAINIREVPNPHLNNQGWVTDMANLLSPETEAQLNQVLSNLEKKTGNEIAVVTVTDTAPSSSPKQFARDLFYRWGLGKRGKTYGVLFLISQDDRRVEIKTGEGTPSVLPNRRVKEIIELQIIPQFKLGEFSSGIVAGTQALVSSLEGNQSRYMEDMAKYHPEVIFLGLIGIAVIGSAVAIAKALSHPLLEPNGRSRVNKIENDEAAKCAQCRQPMEKLNSLSLISYLSKPEQAAQTLGSVSFEGWRCPKCYPNPSNSGIHIRAYAPESRKFTMCPTCKELTVERTSQILQQATAANPGQKIVIEKCYCCDYYKADVKTIPVISSDYSSGSYDGGGSSGGDCGGGGDGGSW
- a CDS encoding Uma2 family endonuclease, with product MQSTTTNPVRWTTYDLQIFEGDRVNRYEIIDGELFVTRAPDWKHQAVCINIGTVLKLWSDESGLGQPAVTPGIVFSESNNVIPDVVWASKERLERLLDEAGHLTAAPELVVEVLSPGKANEKRDREAKLKLYSVQGVHEYWIVNLKEQTVEIYRRQNAVLKLIATLYRQDELTSPILPGFSCLVSKFF
- a CDS encoding type II toxin-antitoxin system Phd/YefM family antitoxin, whose amino-acid sequence is MKEVALAEIQSDLSRYLELAENEEIVIINNGKPIGILIGLQSDEDLFDYQLENDSRFLKRIQKSRQSLREGKGVKLEDLDI
- a CDS encoding type II toxin-antitoxin system RelE family toxin, which produces MPYEIILAPEAVEDLRGLRADVRQKVREAIETFLKYEPTKVSKSRIKRLRGMSRPQYRLRVDEIRVFYDVTDETVEILAIVPKLEAETWLAQEGEPDEGSSPSGNSERSI